The genomic segment TCTAATAATTTAGAATATTTTTTTAAAAAAAATGTGGATTCAAAAGTTTTAGGAACCTTAACTTCTATTAATAGTACATTATCTCGTATATTTTCATTTTTAGCACTAGGCATATGTTCAATTTTAACTAATTTTATAAGTGCTATAAATACATTTGTTTTATTAATACTTATTTTTTGTACATTATCTATTATTGTAACATATAAATTTAAAAATAATAAAAAAAGTTGAGAAATAGATATTATTAATATCCTTCTTATGGAAAAGACATTAAAATACGCGTGTAAGGTTATTAAATTCTTTTATTTCTTTTTCATGCTCACAATATACTCTAAAAGAGGGGTTTAGAATCACTTTTTCTATTTTATCCTCTAATTCTTGATTTTTTATCAATCTCTTTTAATTTTAGATCTTCAACTTGCCCTTATAGATATCCATAAAGCTTGCATTAATTCGTATTTTTGGATAAATTTCTGATCCAGATTTCTAAAAACTCCAATCCACTCTTCTTCTTTTATTTTATCTTTTGTATCTAAAAAGCCTTTAACTTATTTTTTTAAAACAATCTTTACAATTTAAATTATTTTTTCTTGCATAGCTTTATGGACATCAACAAAAGATTAATCTAAAGTAGTTTTACCACCTCTAATTATTCCAAAAAAGAATAATTCTTATAGGTAGAGAACAGTATGCTTACTACTTTTCGCTTGCTTGTTTAATTAAAGGGTTATTGCTTTATGCCTATTCTATTCTTAATCGAGTTCATTAAAAAGTTTCTTCCTAGTTATTAAATAAAACTGAAATGCTTTTTTGTCAAAAAGTCAAGCCTTAAGTGTAAATATTTTTAACCTAAAAAATAAAAATAATGAATATATGATTAATTTTTTATTTTAATACTAGTAAAATTACTTAGATGAGCTACTATTTCTAAATTAGAGCTTATAGAATAAGCAGTTCATTTTTTTAGCTAACTCTTTTTTAGGTATAATGAAAAAATATTTTATGAATTTTTAATATTAAATTAATGGAGTAATGCTTTAGAAATTAATTAAAGCAAAAAGGATTTTATGAAAAAGAGTATAAATATTTTGAATATATTTTTCTTTATATCACTTCTTTATTCTTGTGTTGTAGGATCAAATTCTTTAAAAAACACCAAAACTGGAATTTTAAATTTTGAGCTAATTGAAAAGGATAATGAAAAAGATAATAAAGAAAATATTAAAAATATTTCCTGTATTAATGAAGAATTTGGGTCAAGCGAAATAAAAGAAGGAGAAGTTTATGGTGGGGGGGGGATTGCTTTGCAGGTTATGTTACATGGGCAAAATCTGGTAATTTAAGAGCTATCAAAGACAGATATAATAATTTAATTGAAGAGCTTAAAGGGCTAAATATGCGTATATTTTTTCACCCATTCAATTTAAAACTTCATCATGGTTTAGCTATAGTTATTATATTAATGATAATAACTATAAAATATTGGGTAATGAAGTGCCAATAGCTAAAATAATAGCATTTGAGTCAACCAAAGAGTTTGAAGAAAAATATGAAGTTAAAAGCCTAAAGTTAATTTCTGAAGGCGTGAATTTTGATTTTGAGCAATATAGAACTGATGATTTTGCTAAAATTACTTTGAAAGAAGTTTCAAGAGAGGCTGGATATATTAATTCATATAATTTTGGGGTTTTTAATAATGCTTTAACAGATTTTTTTACTCTTTTTTATAAAAAGAGTAAATGTAGTTATATGCTTGCATATCTTACTATAAAAGATAGGCAAACTAATGAGGATAAAACCTATGAAATTGTATTAGATCTAAAACTATTTAATGATGTTGTTAAGCTAATATTTGCCAAGTATCCAGATTTATCAAAAGAAAAATTAAAGCTTCCTATTGATTTGATGAATAATAAATAACCTGATGAAATTTTTAATAAATAGATTTATTTTATTAGAAAATACTAGAAGCACTTTAAAAAGCAAAATAAAAAATGATAAAGAAAATAAAATACTGTAGAAGTTGGTGACATTGAGGATTATTTAGAAAGATTAAAAAGTTATTTAAAAGAAATTAAAGGATAGCTTGAAAATTCTAAAAAGAAAGAAATAACTTCTAAAGTTATAAAATTGGGGTATTTAGCGTAGATTGTCCTAAATACTACTTAATTGATTTATTAATATAAAAAAACAAGAAAATATTATTAAAACATATTATAAAAAAATATGCTTTTAAAAAAATAAATTTCTATTTAATTAATATAAAAAACTATAAAACTCTTTTTATAAATTACCAATAATTATCACTAAATCATCTTATTTTACCCCATATATGTAACACAAAAAGAATTATAAAATATCAATAACATACCTATAAACATTATTTTCTTTAATTTCTCTAAAGTTTTTTAGCTTCCCCATCACTTTCTTAAAAAGAACTTTTTCATCATTTTATAGTAAAATTTTTCGCAAAAACATATATTTTATTAAATTAATAATAATCTCTTTAAAAGAATTAACTAAGATTGAATTGTTGAGTTAAGTTTATTTATTCTTAAATAATTCTCATATCCTTTTATTAAAGACAAAATATAGTCTTCTCCTTTTTTATTTTTTAGTACCTTAAAATCATTAAGCAAAACCATAAAATCTTCTTTGGTAAGTGAATAAAGACTGGCTACAATAAAATTGTTTTCATTTTCTTTTTCTTTAAAAAATTCATCTTTGGTATCTAGATTTAAGATTTTATCAACTTCTTCTTTACTAAACTTAAAATGTTCCAAGTAAAGTAAATATTTAAAGTTCCCCAGATCATTTTTAGCTATTAGCAAGGAAGTATTTTTTATTAAAGTTAAGTATAGCGGATTAGCTAGAATTTCATCTTTTTCGGGCTGGGGCATTGGACATTGATAAAGGCATGACTTTAGCACATTTGAATCAACAAATCTTCTTAGCAAAAAATCAAATGCTAATGAATTAAAAATAGATATAATAAATAATTTCTTATAAATAGATATTGGTGTTTTCTCATAATTTATATACATTGAATTTACACAATAACAATTTTTAGGAGACAAAGTACTAATCATAGTTCTTTCATCTGTGTTTCTTGCAATTGCTCTATAGAATACTCTTTTAGTTTGATGCCGATCGTCTTTAGCTAATATTTTTTCTAAATCTTCTTTATCTATCCAGAAAAACTTAGAACTTTCTTTTGCATCCTTATTTTCAAAAAATCTTGAATTAAACTGATGAATATTAGCTCCACAATAAAGAAATATAAAGTTTTCATTATCATATTCTTTTAATAAAGATTTACGATTCTTAATACTTGGGTCTAAGCCTTTTTTAAAATCGATATATTCTTCACTAAGAATACCAAATTGGATAAACATTTTGTTAATCAAACTAAATTCTTTATTTTTTTTAAATTCTATTATTGATTCTTGAATAGGAGATAGTTTTTTAATTTGGTCTATATCTAATTCAATTCCTTTATAAGGATCTTCTTTATTGTCTTTTAAATCTCTAGTTATTTCTTTTAAAATATTATCACTGCTCTGGATCATAAATTTTGCTTTAAAAATAGATGTGGGGGATTTGGTATTACTTAGTTGAAATATTACAAATTTAAAAAGCGATACTACATCTTTAAATCTCTTTTGATTTTGAAATTGATAAATATAATTAAGTTTATAGTTAGTAAATATATGCTTTCTTAGCAATCTAGAACTAGATTCACTCCAAAGAGCTGAAGGGGTTAGATAAGTTAAATTGCCCCCTGGTTTTATTAGCTTTAAATTAAATCTAATAAAGTATCTAAAAAGATTCGGATCACCACCACTAGAAAAGTCTTTAAAATCACTTTTATAAATATTATTAATAGTACTTATACTATTTTTTTCTTCATTGTATTCAATCTTCAAAGGATGTGTGTCTTTACTAAGTATTTCTTGCTTTATTTTATTTTGGTCTTTTATGCTTAGTTTTCTGTAATTAGGAATGTGTTTTGAGAAAAATTCAGATTCATCAAACTTGGTTTTCTCCCATGGAGGATTTCCAATTACAATATCAAAGCCTTCCTCAATATCTGGGAACTCAATTCCATAGTGAAAAAATTTATAATAGCTACTTACTTTTCTAATTTTTTCTATTTTTTCTTTATCTTCGCTAGAAGTTTTATTGCCCAAAATATTTTCAATTAAACTAATTACAGCTGTAATATCACTAAATTCTATTTTTAAAGATTTGTCAAAAGATAAAGAATAAAGTTTGATTAAAGAAAATATTATTCTTAAATACTCTGTATCTTCACTTTCCTCATATTCTTTGTATATCTTTTTGGATTTTTCTATATCTTCTTTAGTAGTATCGTTAATACTTTTAATTTTTTGATAGCTATCTTCTAAAATAGTTGTAATTTCTTTAATTCTCTCTTTAAATAACGAAAATCCACTTTCAAATTTCTTTTTTGTAATATCAAAAAATTCATCCTTGGTATATCCTAGCAGGGCATTTCCTACTTTTATGTGATGTTCAATAAAGCTTAGTGGTGTTCCAAAAATAAAGGTATTAATCCATAAGCTTAGCATAGTAATTTCAACCGAAATAGGATTAATATCAACACCATAAATACACTTCTTTAATAGCATCCTTTTAAGTACCAATTCTTTACTTATACTATCTTGAACGTCGTATTCTTCACTTTCTTTAAGAATAGCTCTATATTCTTTATCAAGCTCTTTTTTTACATCTTCAAATTTATCTAGCTCGTACCATACTTTTTCTGTTAAGTAATCTAAACAAGAAATTAAAAAATGCCCTGATCCACAAGAATTATCAATGATTTTTATATCTAAAGGGGACTTAGTTTTAAGCTGTTCTTCAATTGATGATATGACCATAAAGTCAGTTAAGTCATCCGGGGTATAATATGCTCCGCTTTTCTTTCTATCAAGCGATCTAGATGTAAGATAAATATTGCCTTTATAGTATGTAGCAACTTTGTTTACTTGCTTATTTTCAAGCTCTTCTTCAGTACGAATGAGATAAACCCCGTCTTCAACAATACGATGAACAGTAGTATCTGCAATTCTTAGGTCATATTCAAGTAGAGTCTCGTACAATTCTCCAAAACTTTTAGGATCTAGCTTTGAATACTCTACAAATTTTTCATCTTTAATATTTTTTTCTTCAAAGAAAAGTATTTTAACCAGTATTTCTTCAAGCTCACTAATACTTAGTAAACTTTCATTATTTAAATATTTAACCTTGTCTTCTGCAAATAATCCTCCATTAAATATAGGAAACTTTATTGCATCACTTCCTTTATCAAGTAAATTAAAAATTGTTATTATTTTTTTATATCCTAATTTATTTTTTGTATTTTCATCATAAAAAAAATATCTAAAAGATATAGAAGACCTGTATAGCTTATTTTCTTCTAATATTTTCTTAAAAATTTCGTTATCTTCAATATATGCAATAAAAAATATTCTTAAAATAAAAATAATTGATTCTTCAAGAATGCTAGCTAAAATATGTTGGGTAATTTCCTTGTCTGATACTTTAAATTCTTTGTCATATATATTTTTTGCAATTTTAAATATTACAGAGTCGTCAGGCTTCTCATAAAGTATCTCTCTAAGAGTTTTTTGAATTATCTCTTTTTCTTTAGATATTTGTTCTTTTTCAATCTCTATTACATTGCTTGTCTTTAGGTATCTTTCTTTTCTTATAAGGTAGATGAATAAAACAAACCATTCTTGTTCTTTGTATTCTTCTTTTTCTTCAACTTTAGAAAAATCAAATTCAATATATCTTTTTTCTCCATAAAGGACTTTAGATTTGTCATATAATCTCCACACTTTTCCATTTGAAAGCATCCCATAATGTTTTTGATATTGATTTAGATATCTATATAGCTGATCTTCTGCTTCTTTTACTTTATCTTTAGTATTAAAACTAAATGATGGACGCTTAACTTCTACTATAAGTAAGATATCTTCGGCTGGAATAGGCTCATTATTTTTTTTAGCTTCTTCTAATTTATTATTAAAATCTACTTTGTCTTTATCATTTTCGAAAAGTAGTATATCTACTCTAGAATCCACTCCTTCTATTTGCCCACCTTTTTGTTGTTCTACTGAATAATTTAGTTTTTCAAATATAGATCTTAATAAAGCCTCTATATTTGCTTCTGTTGAATTATCATCTATTGAAGAAAGTTTATTTTTTATAAGAATAAAAAAGTCTTTTAGTTTATTAATATTCTCTTTTTTAATAAAATCTTCTGATAGTTCTTTATAAAGAGATATATTTGGATCATTTGTTTTTACAATGTTATTAGTTTTCATTATTTATGCCTACAATAACTACAATGCCTATAAAACCCATTTATGTTATTTATAAATCTTTTTTAGCTATTCTTAATACTCATAATATGTTCTAGGATTACCTTTTTTAACTTTAAAAGTCTAATCTTTAGGCAAATCGACCAAAGTTTGTTTTAATATTTGTTTAACTGTAAATACTTTATTTCTAGAATAAGATTGTTCAAATCTATTTCTGGCTTTTTCTCCATATTTATCAGCGTAATCGATTTTATACAAGCCTAATTTTATTAAATAATCAAAATTTTGATATAGATAACAATCTATAAGATAATTTATAACCTCAAGCTTTATGAATATAACTAAAGTTATCAATTTATTTTGTATAACACACTCATAACATCACGAACATATAAAAACCACTTTTTTCCTTAATCCTAATTTTTTTAAACAACCTCTAATTTATGAAGCATAGGCAAAAAAGGGCTTCTATCCTTTTCATTTTTAAAATTATAATTATCTAATCTTTTGTTAATTTTTTCTTTAGAAGAATCTTGTTCATAATTATCCTCTCCTAAAATTAAAAAATAAACCAAAGTTCTTGATTTACAACTCTTTAACAAGTAGCGAGGGGATCCCCCCAATAATCCTAAATATTTACTAAAAAATGAAAATGGGCTTAATAAACACTAAAGAAAACTGCCCAAAAAACAACAAGATTCTATTAATAGAATTAATCTAGATTAAGAGTTATTAAGCTGCATAAGAAAATTTCAAATCAAAGAAAAGACTTTTTACATAAATTATCTTATTACTTTACAGCTAAATAATATAAAAACATAGTAATAAAAAACTTATCAATTCAAAGTATATAAAAAGGATATTTAGAGAAAGTATTAATGATTTAAAACGATATGGATTTGTAATACAATTATCATATAAATCAGAGCAGCTGAGATCCTCTTTTCATAAAGTAGATAGATATTTCCCATCAAATAAACTATGTAACAATTATGATATTAAAAATACAACTCTAAAATTAAATAATACTAGATGGACTTATAGTAGTTTAGGCACGACTCATGCTAGAGATATAAATGAATGCAACTCTAAATCTTAAGGCTTATTACTATAAAGAAATAAAAACTACGGCAGAAACTGCCCGAAGCAAAACCCTCGTGGATCATACCCCAGTAGATATCCGTTCTTATAGAACCTAAAAAGGAATTATAGGATGAAACAAAAAACTCTTTCTATAATCTTTGATTTAAAAAAATCATACTTCATGGGTTGAAATTAATCAAATATTTTGATTATAATAAAGTTATTGCTAATAAAAATACACTGAAAATGGAGATTAAAAATGAAATCAGTTATATCTAGCCATGACCACCAAACCTATAAAAACAAACTACTTAGTAAAGTCTGCAGACTGAAAAAAATTATTTCGGTTATTATTTACTTAAATAAAGAGTTTGAAAAAAAACACAGCATCTTAATTAATAAAGAACACTTTACTTACGAAAAAGTAAAAGAGCTTCGAGTTCATCATCAAGGAGATATACTTCGAGTACTAAACTCAAATATACATAAAGAAAATAAAAAAGAAACCACAATTAATACTCTAAGAATAGATTTAAGATTTTTAGTTAAACTGAAAGCATTAGAAAAAAGAATACTAACATTTTCAAATAACTTTGGAGAATTTAAAGGAAAGCTTTGTATATATAAAGTATCACCCATTGCACATAAATTGATTGATGTATATTTTAGCAGCACTAAATCAGACTTAATTAAGAAAGTAAAGGAAGAAAAAGATGATTTAGCAGAAAAAAAAGGATATTTCAAAACTGAAAATATCACTGAAAATATCACTGTATATAATAAACAATATATAAATATATATAATAAGAATTCTATAGAAAAATCTTTCTTTAAAAGAATTAAATCAATAACTTCTAAAACTAAAAATCCAATTAAAACACTAAAAAATACTTTATTAAACTATAAAGATTTTAAAAATTATCTAAAATATGATTATGAGGTAAAAGATATTAAAGAATTTTTTTTATCTAAACTAAATCTTTATAAACATAAAATTCATTTTATGAGAAAAACTGCACCTTATAAAACCGATTTCTACATTATTGCAGGAGAATTTAAAGACACTTATGTTACTAAATGGAAAGAAAATAAAATAAATAACTTTTCAGGACATGCAAGTATAATAGCTAATAATATTTTAACCAATATTTTGACAAAAGGATTAAAATTTGAGTAGATTACTTGAAAAACTAAAACAAAAAAAGGCTTTGATAAAGATTAGCAACATTTCAATTAAAAAAGATACCTTTAGTAAAATAGAAGAAATAGACGGCAAAAAAGTATACTACACAAAAATATTTAAACATTTAATTGGCTTCAGAATTACTAACAAAGGACAAAGACTTAGACTTGTTTTTCAAGAATTTAATAATCTTAATAAAGATTATTACTTTTTTAACCTTTTTGCATTAGAAGAAAATGATAAATTTTTAGGAATAAAATATGGATGGGATCGTCTTAAAAAACCTTTATTTCTTAAAAAAGAAAATAATAAAATTTATGCAATAAAAAAACTATATCACATAGAGTTTAGGTTTAAAAAAGGATCTATTAAGTCCTATATATTGTCTTTAAGAACTTTGTTAAGAAAAAAAGAAAAAGAAGCCACCGAGTACTATCAGTTTACGTTAAATCATTTAGAAAAAATGGAAAGCAAGGTATATAGGTTTTACAATAAAAAATTACCAGACGGAGGAATTTTAAAAAAATGGATATTAAAAAATCAGATATCATAACAATGGCTTCAATCAAGGGGGGAGTTGGAAAAAGTGCACTTTCTATACTTTTTTCTTATGTTTTAAAAGAATTGGGGAAAAAAGTACTATTAATTGATTTGGATCCACAAAATTCTTTAACTTCCTATTTTAATAGGTATATTTCAAATATTGAAAAATACAATTCCTACAGCATGTTAAAAGGGGATTTCCATTTTAATGAATGCATTTATAAAATTGATGATTATATATCTATAATTCCCTCTCATCCCATTTTAGGAAAATTTAATTCAGAAGCCATTGATTATAAAGAAATTATTTTAGAACATCATTTAAATGAAAATATTCAAAATTATAATTTTGATTATGTTTTATTAGATACTCCCCCCAGTTTAGATTTTCTTTTAAAGAATGCCTTAAATGTTACGGATTATATTGTAATTCCAGTTCAGGTAGAAATATGGTCAATAGAAAGTTTTACTATTTTGATTAATGCAGTTAATGATATTATAAAATTTAGGAAGAAAATATACAATATTTCTATTGTAGAGAACCAGTTTATAAAAAATAGAAAAACGATAAAAGAGGTGGAGGATTTGCTTTATAAAGAATATAAAGAATATATCAAGGGCAAGATACATTTTTCAAATAGCATAAAAGTTCTTATAAACGGGCGGTTAGAACCCTCTACAAAAGAAATGTATCATAAAGAAATAAAAGATACTTTAAAAAATATTTTTTCTTTATAGTTAACAAAAATGCTAGTTATAATATTACTTATCTAGAGTTGTCCGATATCGGACATGTAATTTAATCAAAAATTACCTAAAAATAGGAGAGAAGAATGGGGAAAAAAGAAAATAAAAAGCAAGTAACTTTATATAAAAGGGTTGAAATTCCTACAGGAGAAGAATTAAATTTAGATAATAATCAAGATGAAGAATTGATAAATTACAATAAACTAAAGGAACAGTTGAAATTAAATTTGAAATCCGATATTAATAATAAAATTCAAAGAATGAGGATTCTATATGAAATTAAACAAAAAGAACTTTATAAATATGATGGTTTTAAAAGTTTTAAACAGTTTATAAGGTCTTATGTAATTGCTAGAAGCCAAGCATATATGTATTTGAAAATTTATGAGAAAGTTTTAGAAGGGACTATTTCGATTGAAAAAGTTAAAGAAATAGGTTTTGTAGCTACATATAAAAATATATTAAAGAACAATTCTTTATATGTATATAAAGAAAATATGATTAAAGAAAATGCAGAAGAAGATGATAATAGTCAAAATATACCTATTCGAATTTTAATGAAAGATAAAGAAGTTTATGATTTTTGCAAAAAAGATACCAAAAGAATATATTTTATTCTAGAGAGGCTGATTAAAGATAAAAAAAATATCTTGTCAGATCTTATTATTGATTATGAAAATCATAGAAAAGATAAAAAGAAAAAAGTTAACTCTTGATTATTATTATATAATATACTATTATCAAATTAGGTTAGAGAACTTTTCTCTCTCCGTTTTCAGTAGTAAAATATTTGCCCATAGGGGCTTTTTTTGTGCCTGCTAATTCTATATGAACTACTATTTCTAAATTTCCTAAATAAGAGTATAATAAACATATGTTAGAGACAAAAGTTAATGAAAACGATGTATATAATGAGCTCGTTAGGTTGGGTATGAATAAAATATTAGCAAGTGATTTGGCTACTAGATTTTATCATAATGAAATAACAATAAAGGATTTAGAGATTGTTAAACTAGAGCTTCAAGGTTTTGTAAGAGATGAAGTTAGCACTGTAAAAGATGAAATTAATATTGTAAAAGGAAAAATTAAAAGCTTAAAAACCGAATTCGATAGTAAATTAAAACTTCATAATTGGATGATAGGAATTGTATTAGCCTCTCAAGGAACAATAGCAGGTATTTTAGTTAGTCTATTCTTTTATATAGTGAATAAATTATAAAATAAATAAAGTGAACATTACTTCTGCAATCTTTTAAAAGATTATAAAAGCAATATATTCCCATTGATAATTATATAAAGCTTAAGTTGTCAACAAAAATCTTGAGAGTTATAAAATATTTATTTTTAAAGCCATAAATACTTTTTTTATTTAATGAAGAAAAAATGTTTTATAAATTTTTGGCATTAAACTAATAGAGAAGCTTTAAAAATTGCTTAAAGTAAAAAGAATTTTATGAAAAGGATATAAGTATCTTAAAATATATTTCTTTATATTGTTTTTTATTCTTGTTTGCCAACACCAGAATATTTAGAAAGTGTCAAGGCTGGAATTTTAGGTTTTAAGCCAATTGAAGAGGATATTAAAGAAAATAATAAAAAATTACAAGGGATTTATTAGATGAGATTTTTTCAAATAATAAAGATTATT from the Borreliella afzelii genome contains:
- a CDS encoding Eco57I restriction-modification methylase domain-containing protein encodes the protein MKTNNIVKTNDPNISLYKELSEDFIKKENINKLKDFFILIKNKLSSIDDNSTEANIEALLRSIFEKLNYSVEQQKGGQIEGVDSRVDILLFENDKDKVDFNNKLEEAKKNNEPIPAEDILLIVEVKRPSFSFNTKDKVKEAEDQLYRYLNQYQKHYGMLSNGKVWRLYDKSKVLYGEKRYIEFDFSKVEEKEEYKEQEWFVLFIYLIRKERYLKTSNVIEIEKEQISKEKEIIQKTLREILYEKPDDSVIFKIAKNIYDKEFKVSDKEITQHILASILEESIIFILRIFFIAYIEDNEIFKKILEENKLYRSSISFRYFFYDENTKNKLGYKKIITIFNLLDKGSDAIKFPIFNGGLFAEDKVKYLNNESLLSISELEEILVKILFFEEKNIKDEKFVEYSKLDPKSFGELYETLLEYDLRIADTTVHRIVEDGVYLIRTEEELENKQVNKVATYYKGNIYLTSRSLDRKKSGAYYTPDDLTDFMVISSIEEQLKTKSPLDIKIIDNSCGSGHFLISCLDYLTEKVWYELDKFEDVKKELDKEYRAILKESEEYDVQDSISKELVLKRMLLKKCIYGVDINPISVEITMLSLWINTFIFGTPLSFIEHHIKVGNALLGYTKDEFFDITKKKFESGFSLFKERIKEITTILEDSYQKIKSINDTTKEDIEKSKKIYKEYEESEDTEYLRIIFSLIKLYSLSFDKSLKIEFSDITAVISLIENILGNKTSSEDKEKIEKIRKVSSYYKFFHYGIEFPDIEEGFDIVIGNPPWEKTKFDESEFFSKHIPNYRKLSIKDQNKIKQEILSKDTHPLKIEYNEEKNSISTINNIYKSDFKDFSSGGDPNLFRYFIRFNLKLIKPGGNLTYLTPSALWSESSSRLLRKHIFTNYKLNYIYQFQNQKRFKDVVSLFKFVIFQLSNTKSPTSIFKAKFMIQSSDNILKEITRDLKDNKEDPYKGIELDIDQIKKLSPIQESIIEFKKNKEFSLINKMFIQFGILSEEYIDFKKGLDPSIKNRKSLLKEYDNENFIFLYCGANIHQFNSRFFENKDAKESSKFFWIDKEDLEKILAKDDRHQTKRVFYRAIARNTDERTMISTLSPKNCYCVNSMYINYEKTPISIYKKLFIISIFNSLAFDFLLRRFVDSNVLKSCLYQCPMPQPEKDEILANPLYLTLIKNTSLLIAKNDLGNFKYLLYLEHFKFSKEEVDKILNLDTKDEFFKEKENENNFIVASLYSLTKEDFMVLLNDFKVLKNKKGEDYILSLIKGYENYLRINKLNSTIQS
- a CDS encoding DUF226 domain-containing protein, with product MSRLLEKLKQKKALIKISNISIKKDTFSKIEEIDGKKVYYTKIFKHLIGFRITNKGQRLRLVFQEFNNLNKDYYFFNLFALEENDKFLGIKYGWDRLKKPLFLKKENNKIYAIKKLYHIEFRFKKGSIKSYILSLRTLLRKKEKEATEYYQFTLNHLEKMESKVYRFYNKKLPDGGILKKWILKNQIS
- a CDS encoding plasmid maintenance protein; translation: MKSVISSHDHQTYKNKLLSKVCRLKKIISVIIYLNKEFEKKHSILINKEHFTYEKVKELRVHHQGDILRVLNSNIHKENKKETTINTLRIDLRFLVKLKALEKRILTFSNNFGEFKGKLCIYKVSPIAHKLIDVYFSSTKSDLIKKVKEEKDDLAEKKGYFKTENITENITVYNKQYINIYNKNSIEKSFFKRIKSITSKTKNPIKTLKNTLLNYKDFKNYLKYDYEVKDIKEFFLSKLNLYKHKIHFMRKTAPYKTDFYIIAGEFKDTYVTKWKENKINNFSGHASIIANNILTNILTKGLKFE
- a CDS encoding chromosome replication/partitioning protein, with protein sequence MGKKENKKQVTLYKRVEIPTGEELNLDNNQDEELINYNKLKEQLKLNLKSDINNKIQRMRILYEIKQKELYKYDGFKSFKQFIRSYVIARSQAYMYLKIYEKVLEGTISIEKVKEIGFVATYKNILKNNSLYVYKENMIKENAEEDDNSQNIPIRILMKDKEVYDFCKKDTKRIYFILERLIKDKKNILSDLIIDYENHRKDKKKKVNS
- a CDS encoding ParA family protein, encoding MDIKKSDIITMASIKGGVGKSALSILFSYVLKELGKKVLLIDLDPQNSLTSYFNRYISNIEKYNSYSMLKGDFHFNECIYKIDDYISIIPSHPILGKFNSEAIDYKEIILEHHLNENIQNYNFDYVLLDTPPSLDFLLKNALNVTDYIVIPVQVEIWSIESFTILINAVNDIIKFRKKIYNISIVENQFIKNRKTIKEVEDLLYKEYKEYIKGKIHFSNSIKVLINGRLEPSTKEMYHKEIKDTLKNIFSL
- the bdr gene encoding Bdr family repetitive protein, producing the protein MLETKVNENDVYNELVRLGMNKILASDLATRFYHNEITIKDLEIVKLELQGFVRDEVSTVKDEINIVKGKIKSLKTEFDSKLKLHNWMIGIVLASQGTIAGILVSLFFYIVNKL
- the eppA gene encoding exported protein A EppA — encoded protein: MQNKLITLVIFIKLEVINYLIDCYLYQNFDYLIKLGLYKIDYADKYGEKARNRFEQSYSRNKVFTVKQILKQTLVDLPKD